In the genome of Labrus mixtus chromosome 21, fLabMix1.1, whole genome shotgun sequence, one region contains:
- the slc16a12b gene encoding monocarboxylate transporter 12-B isoform X2 — MLGGLLASSGLLLSSFSSSLELLYLSMGVLTGVGFALCYTPAIVMVGCYFRRRKALAYGIAMSGSGIGTFVLAPAVQLLIEIYSWRGALLVLSAFVANLIVCGALLRPITVKEDEEEAEGNEGESGGGEKPANVLSHDAELAVKLSKESEDRLLSSGNAAPPQLQKRRRCFSSHFLSSKEYCFLLLPDFLGLAVSFLFLASGCSLPFVYLVPYALSVGVSHQQAAFLMSILGVIDIVGNITFGWLTDRRCLKPYRLTCYIFSVAMEGLCCLFTPLLRSFSLLVPFAVLYGYFDGAYVALIPVVTSDLVGAPYLSSALGIVYFLHAIPYLVSPPIGGWLVDLTRSYTATFFLSGAALLASSLVLTTVAGIRHCRRHQLTSIAKDTKPEPLPLSVSDQSECHITYKKELAVTDTVAS; from the exons ATGTTGGGGGGACTCCTCGCCTCCTCTGggctccttctctcctccttcagcagcagcctGGAGCTCCTCTACCTCAGCATGGGGGTCCTAACAG GTGTGGGCTTTGCTCTCTGTTACACGCCCGCCATCGTCATGGTCGGCTGTTACTTCCGCAGACGGAAGGCGTTGGCGTACGGCATCGCCATGTCCGGCAGCGGGATCGGCACATTTGTGTTGGCGCCGGCGGTGCAGCTGCTCATCGAGATTTACTCGTGGAGGGGGGCGCTGCTCGTTCTCAGCGCCTTCGTGGCCAACCTAATCGTCTGCGGGGCGCTGCTCCGACCAATCACAGtgaaggaggacgaggaggaggcggaggggaATGAGGGGGAGtcaggagggggggagaaaCCCG CCAACGTCTTGTCACACGACGCCGAGCTCGCAGTGAAACTCTCCAAAGAATCCGAGGACCGCCTCCTGTCATCGGGAAACGCAGCACCCCCGCAACTTCAGAAGAGGAGGCGGTGCTTCAGCTCCCATTTCCTGTCTAGTAAGGAGTACTGCTTCCTGCTGTTACCTGACTTCCTGGGCCTGGCCGTGTCCTTCCTGTTCCTGGCGAGCGGCTGCAGCCTCCCCTTCGTCTACCTGGTGCCGTACGCCCTGAGCGTGGGCGTCAGCCACCAGCAGGCCGCCTTCCTCATGTCCATCCTGGGAGTCATCGACATCGTGGGGAACATCACCTTCGGCTGGCTGACGGACAGACG GTGTTTAAAGCCGTACCGCCTGACGTGTTACATCTTCTCCGTGGCGATGGAGGGTCTCTGCTGCCTCTTCACTCCCTTACTTcgctctttctccctcctcgTGCCATTCGCCGTCCTCTACGGGTACTTTGACGGCGCCTACGTGGCGCTGATACCCGTGGTGACGTCAGACCTGGTGGGAGCTCCGTACCTGTCCTCGGCGCTTGGCATTGTCTACTTTCTCCACGCAATCCCCTACCTGGTCAGCCCGCCAATTGGAG GTTGGCTCGTCGACCTCACGCGAAGTTACACCGCCACATTCTTCCTCAGTGGCGCCGCCCTGCTGGCCAGCTCGCTCGTCCTCACTACTGTTGCCGGGATACGACACTGTCGCCGCCATCAGCTGACTTCCATCGCCAAGGACACCAAGCCTGAGCCGCTCCCCCTCAGTGTGTCGGACCAATCAGAATGCCACATCACCTATAAGAAGGAGCTGGCTGTCACTGACACCGTCGCCTCGTAG
- the slc16a12b gene encoding monocarboxylate transporter 12-B isoform X1 has product MGDVKRSRVVSPLDGGWGWVIVGCCFMVTVCTRAVTRCVSIFFVEFQANFEADYAATAWIHSLVDCTTMLFAPVGSLVANRWSCRVSVMLGGLLASSGLLLSSFSSSLELLYLSMGVLTGVGFALCYTPAIVMVGCYFRRRKALAYGIAMSGSGIGTFVLAPAVQLLIEIYSWRGALLVLSAFVANLIVCGALLRPITVKEDEEEAEGNEGESGGGEKPANVLSHDAELAVKLSKESEDRLLSSGNAAPPQLQKRRRCFSSHFLSSKEYCFLLLPDFLGLAVSFLFLASGCSLPFVYLVPYALSVGVSHQQAAFLMSILGVIDIVGNITFGWLTDRRCLKPYRLTCYIFSVAMEGLCCLFTPLLRSFSLLVPFAVLYGYFDGAYVALIPVVTSDLVGAPYLSSALGIVYFLHAIPYLVSPPIGGWLVDLTRSYTATFFLSGAALLASSLVLTTVAGIRHCRRHQLTSIAKDTKPEPLPLSVSDQSECHITYKKELAVTDTVAS; this is encoded by the exons gtgtgtgtccaTCTTCTTCGTGGAGTTTCAGGCTAATTTTGAAGCTGATTACGCTGCGACGGCGTGGATTCACAGCCTGGTTGACTGCACCACCATGCTCTTTG ctcctGTGGGCAGCCTGGTTGCTAACCGGTGGTCGTGCAGGGTGTCGGTGATGTTGGGGGGACTCCTCGCCTCCTCTGggctccttctctcctccttcagcagcagcctGGAGCTCCTCTACCTCAGCATGGGGGTCCTAACAG GTGTGGGCTTTGCTCTCTGTTACACGCCCGCCATCGTCATGGTCGGCTGTTACTTCCGCAGACGGAAGGCGTTGGCGTACGGCATCGCCATGTCCGGCAGCGGGATCGGCACATTTGTGTTGGCGCCGGCGGTGCAGCTGCTCATCGAGATTTACTCGTGGAGGGGGGCGCTGCTCGTTCTCAGCGCCTTCGTGGCCAACCTAATCGTCTGCGGGGCGCTGCTCCGACCAATCACAGtgaaggaggacgaggaggaggcggaggggaATGAGGGGGAGtcaggagggggggagaaaCCCG CCAACGTCTTGTCACACGACGCCGAGCTCGCAGTGAAACTCTCCAAAGAATCCGAGGACCGCCTCCTGTCATCGGGAAACGCAGCACCCCCGCAACTTCAGAAGAGGAGGCGGTGCTTCAGCTCCCATTTCCTGTCTAGTAAGGAGTACTGCTTCCTGCTGTTACCTGACTTCCTGGGCCTGGCCGTGTCCTTCCTGTTCCTGGCGAGCGGCTGCAGCCTCCCCTTCGTCTACCTGGTGCCGTACGCCCTGAGCGTGGGCGTCAGCCACCAGCAGGCCGCCTTCCTCATGTCCATCCTGGGAGTCATCGACATCGTGGGGAACATCACCTTCGGCTGGCTGACGGACAGACG GTGTTTAAAGCCGTACCGCCTGACGTGTTACATCTTCTCCGTGGCGATGGAGGGTCTCTGCTGCCTCTTCACTCCCTTACTTcgctctttctccctcctcgTGCCATTCGCCGTCCTCTACGGGTACTTTGACGGCGCCTACGTGGCGCTGATACCCGTGGTGACGTCAGACCTGGTGGGAGCTCCGTACCTGTCCTCGGCGCTTGGCATTGTCTACTTTCTCCACGCAATCCCCTACCTGGTCAGCCCGCCAATTGGAG GTTGGCTCGTCGACCTCACGCGAAGTTACACCGCCACATTCTTCCTCAGTGGCGCCGCCCTGCTGGCCAGCTCGCTCGTCCTCACTACTGTTGCCGGGATACGACACTGTCGCCGCCATCAGCTGACTTCCATCGCCAAGGACACCAAGCCTGAGCCGCTCCCCCTCAGTGTGTCGGACCAATCAGAATGCCACATCACCTATAAGAAGGAGCTGGCTGTCACTGACACCGTCGCCTCGTAG
- the LOC132954983 gene encoding kinesin-like protein KIF20B, whose amino-acid sequence MMESCFAGKAERVGPVEVDDIRKDLFGEFAALPAEDAVPSQSENLQVYLRVRPFTAAESDREGSQECVTIEGPDTVVLKAPRSCQSNRQNEKSLPQTAQRFSFTQVFGPDSSQRKVFEGSVRGLVRGVLDGGNCLVFTYGVTNAGKTFTFLGPDHDSGLLPRSLSVIFNSIEGRLYSRVDLKPQRCRDFTRLTPDQQAVELSSKKNLLRLLKESDKNLTAGRSTFLDGSSLSTDSSVNSTSDSDSFCLDVSSNVRYSVWVSFCEIYNDNIHDLLEQIPGGHQRRTVLRLSQDVKGNSFIKDLRWVQVNSSEEAYRVMKIGKKNQSFSSTRLNQLSSRSHSIFSVRILKVDDVGVPRVLGISELALCDLAGSERCSRTQNTGERLKEAGNINSSLLTLGKCINAMRLNQHAKFQHHIPFRESKLTHFLQFFFCGAGRVSMVVNINQNSSCFDETLNVLKFSALAQKVVVLNTRPVVVDDAPHRSAMELSMIIDEADQRRNVSGRGRKSSLVAWETTLEDVQEDEDGEDWDEEEEEEEEEEEEESAMEGTVLEAGGEEDEEEEGDRTMEEDHRSDREAALRLVLEAQIREEVSTEFMELFNKMEKDYSERLEKEREIMEERAEKRVEILKNLVNKTVDLSAVNAESTKQEQEALLEGFISSMTEDLEKIKEDAQSAQRCLTEHAHIAELEALRLEKQQTHDQLQEAMESLQQQKEKLSDLMEICQQKDDIINKLQTAMDDTVENATRDKALVETIKAELLELQQTCSCLRGKGAKMEEEKRKRQRDSLEDEEERGPAKKRVVLEEEIWRLQEENDKKEATIAELREEEEERRRALEEELRRREEEVEELKKEQVLLEQKVLQLTDLDECSNCESVFASLELEQRETSKLRKENKALVNGIFQLQTEVTGLQSQLKQRTDSSDSLSEQLDTAKTRLQVLESQSEEKTTSVSSLTQEVEQLRQKVKEEEGRSNSSSSVFHASMEELKKESRAALERSAEKSQQIEALQREKKQLEENLTQSENRCEELGEELTNQKAELSGQLESLKAELKSECGALRGRLEETVQSEEERRRSQEREKEELQREATAREKLLEESCRQVETLRKELERLKEELQRREEEEEEEEEGKENREVEERKVTVVDELKEEILKLEERRGRQRKQQEEEVGGRSRAFEAVRREMERLQASSQRCGGRVLTDQDAQVSPLRSNMADRKKTPRTTGRKRKSCEMQGLVFSENKRNRVRNTRKDKESCSVVKEKRDGALQKIGELIHSSPSILGSKAKTILSLVSGPEAVTTATKPKRGRKKLFKKDAESPLFDLPHTTSGGADEEKESDHVIIKRQLRSKTCRK is encoded by the exons ATGATGGAGTCTTGTTTTGCCGGGAAGGCAGAGAGAGTTGGACCGGTGGAGGTGGATGACATCAGGAAAGATCTGTTTGGTGAATTTGCCGCTCTTCCAGCCGAG GACGCTGTTCCGTCACAGTCAGAGAACCTACAGGTATACCTGAGGGTTCGACCTTTCACTGCAGCTGAGAGTGACAGAGAAGGTTCACAG gaGTGTGTGACCATCGAGGGACCGGACACTGTGGTCCTGAAGGCTCCtaggagctgtcaatcaaacagacAGAATGAGAAGTCCCTCCCACAGACGGCACAGAGGTTCAGCTTCACACAG GTGTTTGGTCCGGACTCCAGTCAGAGGAAGGTGTTCGAGGGTTCAGTTCGAGGTTTGGTCCGAGGCGTTCTGGACGGAGGAAACTGTTTGGTGTTCACATACGGGGTCACCAACGCTGGAAAGACCTTCACATTCCTCG GTCCGGACCACGACTCGGGTCTGTTGCCGCGCTCTCTGTCTGTGATCTTTAACAGCATTGAGGGTCGTCTGTACAGCCGGGTGGATCTGAAGCCCCAGCGCTGCAGGGACTTCACCAGACTGACTCCAGACCAGCAGGCGGTGGAGCTCAGCAGCAAGAAGAACCTGCTGAGGCTGTTGAAAGAG agTGACAAAAATCTGACCGCTGGAAGATCGACCTTTCTTGATG gctCGTCTCTCAGCACAGACAGCAGCGTGAACAGCACCTCGGACTCCGACAGTTTCTGTCTCGACGTCTCCTCAAACGTCCGTTATTCTGTCTGGGTTTCTTTCTGTGAGATTTACAACGACAACATCCACGACCTGCTggaacag ATTCCCGGTGGACACCAGAGGAGGACGGTGCTGCGTCTGTCTCAGGACGTCAAAGGAAACTCCTTCATTAAAG accTGAGGTGGGTCCAGGTGAACAGCTCGGAGGAGGCCTACAGAGTGATGAAGATCGGGAAGAAGaaccagagtttctcctccaccaGACTGAACCAGCTCTCCAGCAGGAG ccacAGCATCTTCTCCGTCAGGATCCTAAAAGTGGACGACGTTGGAGTTCCCAGAGTCCTCGGTATCAGCGA gTTGGCTCTTTGTGACCTCGCCGGCTCCGAGCGATGTTCTCGAACTCAAAACACCGGAGAGCGACTGAAAGAAGCGGGAAACATTAACAGCTCTCTGCTGACACTCGGGAAGTGCATCAACGCTATGAGACTTAACCAACACGCCAA gtttcAGCACCACATCCCCTTCAGGGAGTCCAAGCTGACCCACTTCctgcagttcttcttctgtggtgccGGCCGGGTCTCCATGGTGGTCAACATCAACCAGAACTCGTCCTGTTTCGACGAGACGCTCAACGTCCTCAAGTTCTCGGCTCTCGCCCAGAAG GTGGTTGTGTTGAATACAAGGCCAGTTGTCGTGGACGACGCCCCCCACAGGTCGGCCATGGAGCTGTCGATGATCATCGACGAGGCTGATCAGCGCAGAAACGTCTCCGGGCGGGGCAGGAAGAGCTCGCTGGTCGCTTGGGAAACGACCCTGGAGGACGTGCAGGAGGATGAGGACGGTGAAGACtgggatgaggaggaagaagaagaagaagaagaggaggaggaggagagtgcgATGGAGGGAACAGTGctggaggcaggaggagaggaggacgaggaagaggagggggacaggACCATGGAGGAAGACCACAGG TCCGACAGGGAGGCGGCGCTGCGTTTGGTTCTGGAGGCTCAGATCAGAGAAGAAGTCAGCACTGAGTTCATGGAGCTCTTCAACAAGATGGAGAAAGACTACAG tgagcgtctggagaaggagagagagatcaTGGAGGAGCGAGCGGAGAAGAGGGTGGAGATCCTGAAGAATCTGGTCAACAAGACGGTCGACCTTTCTGCCGTCAACGCTGAGTCCACCAag caGGAGCAGGAGGCTCTGTTAGAAGGATTCATCAGCTCGATGACTGAAGACCTGGAGAAAATCAAAGAAGACGCTCAGAGTGCTCAGCGCTGTCTGACTGAACACGCACATattgcag AGCTTGAAGCGCTGCGACTGGAGAAGCAGCAGACACACGACCAGCTGCAGGAGGCCATGGAG agtctgcagcagcagaaagagaagtTATCAGACCTGATGGAGATCTGTCAGCAGAAAGACGACATCATTAACAAACTGCAGACGGCCATGGACGACACGGTGGAGAACGCCACCAGAGAc AAAGCTCTGGTGGAGACGATAAAGGCGGAGCTGCTGGAgcttcagcagacctgcagctgtCTGAGGGGGAAAGgagcaaagatggaggaggagaaaaggaaacGGCAGCGCGACTCCCTGGAAGacgaagaggagagaggacctGCAAAGAAGAGag TGGTTCTGGAGGAGGAGATCTGGAGGCTCCAGGAGGAGAACGACAAGAAAGAGGCGACCATCGCCGAgctcagagaggaagaggaggagaggaggagggcgcTGGAGGAAGAGCTGAggcggagggaggaggaggtggaggagctgaagaaggagcAGGTCTTACTGGAGCAGAAAGTTCTGCAGCTTACAG atctgGACGAGTGTTCAAACTGTGAGTCCGTGTTTGCGTCTCTGGAGTTGGAGCAGAGGGAAACTTCCAAACTGAGAAAGGAGAACAAAGCTCTGGTTAACGGGATCTTCCAGCTGCAGACGGAG GTGACCGGCCTCCAGTCGCAGCTCAAACAGCGGACTGACTCGTCTGACAGCCTGTCAGAGCAGCTCGACACTGCCAAGACCCGCCTCCAAGTCCtggagagccaatcagaggagaagaCGACCTCCGTCAGCAGTCTGACACAGGAAGTGGAGCAGCTGAGACAGAAAGTGAAG gaggaggaggggcggagcaacagcagcagcagtgttttcCACGCCTCCATGGAGGAGTTGAAGAAGGAGAGCAGGGCGGCGCTGGAGAGATCGGCGGAGAAATCCCAACAAATCGAagctctgcagagagaaaagaaacagctgGAAGAAAATCTGACACAAAG tgaGAACAGGTGTGAGGAGCTCGGGGAGGAGTTAACCAATCAGAAGGCAGAACTATCTGGTCAGCTGGAGAGCCTGAAGGCGGAGCTTAAGTCAGAGTGTGGAGCTCTGCGAGGGCGACTGGAGGAGACGGTGcaatcagaggaggagaggaggcggagccaggagagagagaaggaag AGCTCCAACGAGAGGCGACGGCGAGGGAGAAACTTCTGGAAGAAAGCTGCAGACAGGTGGAGACTCTGAGGAAAG AGCTGGAGCGTCtgaaggaggagctgcagaggagagaggaggaggaggaggaggaggaggaggggaaggagaacagagaggtggaggagaggaaggtgaCGGTGGTGGACGAGCTGAAGGAGGAGATCCTGaaactggaggagaggagggggagacagcggaagcagcaggaggaggaggtgggggggaggAGCAGGGCGTTCGaggctgtgaggagagagatggagaggctGCAGGCGAGCTCACAG aGATGTGGTGGGCGTGTCCTCACAGATCAGGACGCTCAAGTCTCTCCTCTGAGATCCAACATGGCTGACAGGAAGAAAACCCCCAGAACtacagggaggaagaggaagagctgtgagatgcag ggcctgGTGTTCAGCGAGAATAAGAGAAACCGAGTGAGGAACACACGGAAAGACAAAGAG tcctgctctgtggtgaaggagaagagagacGGCGCTCTGCAGAAGATCGGAGAGTTGATCCACAGCTCTCCCTCCATCCTGGGCAGCAAAG ctaaAACCATCCTCAGCCTGGTCAGTGGACCTGAGGCGGTTACCACGGCAACCAAACCAAAACGAGGCCGGAAAAAGCTTTTCAAGAAAGACGCGGAATCGCCGCTGTTTGACTTGCCACACAcg acGTCGGGCGGAGCGGACGAGGAGAAGGAGAGCGATCACGTCATCATTAAGAGACAGCTGAGATCAAAAACATGCAGGAAgtga
- the bbs1 gene encoding Bardet-Biedl syndrome 1 protein, translating to MSSVELSGGDGGKWLDAHYDPVAGLYTFSSCVDLADLSGDGESRLVLGDLGSGSSGMKLKVYRGTALMSESTLLDLPAGLVAFFMDLHEPRIPAVAVASGPCIYVYKNMRPYFKFTLPGMEVNTLEQDVWQQVREGQIDPLTLKEMLESIRNKADVPLSVRSLHFLSLDTNDMDEFVQLHKQQPIKRQTVITCIGTLKKSTADEDGVSCLVIGTESSDVYILDPEAFIILTKMVLPAAPTMMDVTGQYDVEFRITVACRNGNIYILRRDSDKPKYCVELAAHPVGLVRVGKNMVVGCSDESLQGFTQKGKKLWRVDLPAPICTMASMDLPTKGFQAVLVGLANCEVQLYRDKNLLSTIKTPDVITSICFGRYGREDGTLIMTTKGGGLMVKILKRTAAFEDRDSAPGPPVAQSIRLNVPKKTKLYVDQTLRERENGVAMHRAFQMDLSRLRLAAAKAYVKALESSMTPMSSSLTEPLKMNAVVQGLGPSFKLTLNVQNTAACRPVMNLAISFLFDEGLYRMKNPYMRIPLLVPGLIYPVETFVECTSDKGISDIIKVFVLHEGRSSPLLTAHINMPVSEGLMLN from the exons ATGTCTTCTGTGGAGTTGAGTGGTGGCGATGGAGGGAAGTGGCTGGACGCTCACTACGACCCGGTGGCGGGTCTGTACACCTTCTCATCCTGTGTGGACCTGGCCGACCTGAGCGGGGACGGGGAGAGCCGGCTGGTGTTGGGGGACCTGGGCTCCGGCTCGTCAGGGATGAAGCTGAAGGTGTACCGGGGCACAGCGCTGATGAGCGAGAGCACCCTGCTCGACCTTCCCGCTGGCCTCGTCGCCTTCTTCATGGACCTGCACGAGCCCCGCATCCCCGCCGTCGCCGTGGCGTCCGGTCCCTGCATCTACGTCTACAAAAACATGAGACCGTACTTCAAGTTCACACTGCCGGGGATGGAGGTGAACACACTGGAGCAG GACGTGTGGCAGCAGGTGAGGGAGGGGCAGATCGACCCTCTGACCCTGAAGGAGATGTTGGAGAGCATCAGGAACAAGGCCGATGTGCCGCTGTCCGTCCGCTCgctccacttcctctctctggACACAAACGACATGGACGAGTTTGTGCAGCTTCACAAGCAGCAGCCAATCAAACGGCAG ACGGTCATCACGTGCATCGGCACTCTGAAGAAGAGCACGGCTGATGAAGACGGAGTCAGTTGTTTGGTGATCGGCACGGAGAGCAGCGACGTCTACATCCTCGACCCCGAGGCTTTCATCATCCTCACAAAG aTGGTTCTGCCTGCTGCTCCCACCATGATGGACGTGACGGGTCAGTACGACGTGGAGTTTCGTATAACAGTGGCGTGTCGCAACGGCAACATCTACATCCTCCGCAG AGACTCGGACAAACCAAAGTACTGCGTGGAGCTGGCGGCTCACCCCGTGGGTTTGGTGAGGGTCGGGAAAAACATGGTGGTCGGCTGCAGCGACGAGAGCCTGCAGGGCTTCACGCAGAAG GGGAAGAAGTTGTGGAGAGTCGACCTCCCTGCTCCCATCTGCACTATGGCGTCCATGGACCTCCCCACCAAAGGTTTCCAGGCGGTCCTGGTGGGTCTGGCTAACTGTGAGGTCCAACTGTACCGGGATAAGAACCTGCTGAGCACCATAAAGACCCCCGACGTGATAACCAGTATCTGCTTTGGTCGCTACGGGCGTGAGGACGGGACCCTCATCATGACCACCAAAGGAGGCGGTCTGATGGTGAAGATCCTGAAGAGGACGGCGGCCTTCGAGGACAGGGACAGCGCCCCTGGGCCGCCGGTGGCTCAGAGCATCCGCCTCAACGTGCCCAAGAAGACCAAGCTGTACGTGGACCAGACTCTCCGGGAGCGAGAGAACGGCGTCGCAATGCACCGCGCCTTCCAGATGGACCTGAGCCGCCTGCGTCTGGCTGCAGCGAAGGCCTACGTCAAAGCTCTGGAGTCCAGCATGACCCCGATGTCCTCCAGCCTCACCGAGCCGCTCAAGATGAACGCCGTGGTGCAGGGCCTGGGCCCGTCCTTCAAACTGACCCTGAACGTCCAGAACACGGCGGCGTGTCGGCCCGTCATGAACCTGGCGATCAGCTTCCTGTTCGACGAGGGTCTGTACCGGATGAAGAACCCGTACATGAGGATCCCGCTGCTGGTGCCTGGACTCATCTACCCCGTTGAGACCTTCGTCGAGTGCACCAGCGACAAGGGcatctctgacatcatcaaggTGTTCGTCCTGCATGAGGGGCGGAGCTCCCCTCTGCTTACCGCCCACATCAACATGCCCGTCAGCGAGGGACTGATGCTCAACTGA
- the lect2.1 gene encoding leukocyte cell derived chemotaxin 2, tandem duplicate 1, translating to MRVVVVLLAVLCVCDGEQFGQLCSGNPTNRRRISDSWGQGHYGAGRGSRTHKGLDIMCEDGSVVYAPFDVTLKGKLTVYNDPSKDAINSGINLSGGGLNFKLFYVQPDQVSGTVRKGERIGVMLPMQQVYPGITSHVHVQMTDKSDPTPYFN from the exons ATGAGAGTCGTCGTCGTGTTGCTGg ctgtGTTGTGCGTGTGTGATGGCGAACAGTTTGGTCAGCTGTGCAGTGGAAACCCTACTAACAGAAGGAGAATCAGCGACAGCTGGGGACAGGGACACTATGGAGCCGGACG GGGCAGTAGGACGCATAAAGGTCTGGATATCATGTGCGAGGACGGATCGGTGGTCTACGCTCCGTTTGACGTGACTCTGAAAGGGAAACTCACCGTCTACAATGACCCCAGCAAAGACGCCATCAACAGCGGCATCAACTTGAGTGGAGGGG GTCTGAATTTCAAGTTGTTCTACGTTCAGCCGGATCAAGTCTCTGGAACTGTCAGGAAAGGGGAGAGGATCGGCGTCATGCTGCCGATGCAGCAGGTTTACCCAGGAATCACGTCACACGTCCACGTCCAGATGACAGACAAGAGCGACCCCACACCGTACTTTAACTGA